gcagctggaaggactgatatcaTTGGACATACAAGCGCGGCCTTCGGTCACTCAGGAAATTAGGCATCTTGGTCATTGAGTCATCAAGTCGTGCTTCGCGAGATGCTGCCGCACACACTGGGTTCACTAGCCTACTTTCTGAGCAGGGACCGCGAGCCGCACCTAGGCCTAGGACTCTGTCTATTGGGATTCACCTTTCTCCAACAAGCGTACTTTGGCAGAGGCTGCCATGTCCTCGCTCCAGGGAATTTCTCAACGGCACGTACAAGGGGAAACAGAACCCACGAGGTCTCTTTCATCACTTCACTGCAGGGTGATTGATTTGACGGACGCGAACCTGAAGTTTACATAGACCATCCGAAGGTTGGGATAATTTTTATGTACCTCTCCATGGctacaaaaatattttgtgataGATTAAACAGTACATGCTTTATAAAAGATAAAAGTCAATGTCTAAGTAATGAAGCGCAAGTCCCCAGTCACAAAAAGACCATATAGTGTATGACCCCAttaatatgaaatgtccagaatcaGCAAATCTGTAGGACAAAAAGTATACTAATGGTTGCCTAGAGCTGGAGTTGGGAAAAGGTATAACAAGCAAGTATGAGGCTTTTTTCTAGGCAGGGGCGTATTCTGAAATTAGACTGTGGAATACTTGCATACCCTTGTGTGAATATAATAAAGACCAACTAATTGAACACATGAACAGGATGAATTTTTGATAAATGAATTATATCACAACTAAGctgctaaataaatattatagaGAAGTGCAAAAGAATACTATTCATCCAAATGTGAACCTTCTTTAAccaaaaaagacataaaacaatCTCTCTTCTGTCTTACCTTTTAAGGCATCTTTGAGTTCAGGCACAGAACGAATACACTGAACTGTAGCATTCATGTAACAAGTATTGCCAAGGTTTGTCAATCCACATGGTAATTCCATCTGGTAGGGAAAAGGATTAAATCAATTTTATAGAATGACACAGCATATATAAATCATTAAGCACTTTGAAGCAAATGGTTTACCGACacacaccaatttatattccacaCCAACAATGTTTTATTTCCTAACAAAAAAAGTTGTACTTGCATCATGCTGACAatcattttgtgttttaattcccatcgtgaaaataaattttatcagtCCTGCCTCCTCTGCAGGTTTATCCCTAGACGAGGGTAACAAAATATATACTGAAACACTTCAAGGAGACTTCccatgtggtccagtggctaagactctgcacacccaatgcaggacacccaggttcaatctctggccaggGACCTGGATCCCACACGCCCCAACAAGACCGGGCACagccaaagtaaataaacaaattttttaaaaaggaaacaattccaaAAATGAATGGTACTATATAAACGCTGGGTAAtagaaacaataataacaataatatttgACAAGAATGTGTTGGCAAGTTTCTAAACCAACACTGCATTCTTAAATTAAGGATAAACTGTATGTATTTTTACCATGGAAGGTTTTGAGAATTTAAATATCCCAGCATTTAAACTATGTAACTTCTTTAAGCTTGTTTTGCCAGAAAATAACAGTAAACACTTTAACAGCACTGTCGCCAGACGCCTTTATTACAGATATTAATGACTTGGTAATGAATTATTCAATTAAAAAGGATCCCATGAgccaatttcaaaaacaaaactctgGTTTACTGCTGATAACATGCATCCTGATGTCGATTAAATCTTCAAAATGCACAGATACTACTTTTTCAAAGTCATCTTACTAATTGTACTTCTTAAAAAGTAATAATCAGGTATATAAAACGTGGCATGTCTTACAGCAGATGCCAACTGTTCTTCTGTCATGTCTTCTACAAAGACAGTTTTAGCTGAGGGTTCCTCAGGAAGAGCATCTGCTGACCCCATCATTAGTACAGTCAttccctgtaaaaaaaaaatcatgaaaactcAAAAGCTGACCATGTTTATGTTCAAGGAAATAAGTCAGACATAGAAAAACATACATCACGTGCTTCTGTATACCAGAAAAGGTCAATCTAGACAGGTCAGTGGTTGCAAGGGCTGAAGATGGGAAAGAGGAGTGTCTGGAAATGGGAACACATTTCTTTCTGGGGTGACGAAAATATTCCAAATCAGACTGTGGTGAAGGttacacaactctgtgaatacactaaaaatcATGAAATGCTAGGGTGCTTGCTTCAGGCCAAAGGTCATCTGCGAAATGCTGGAACATCTGTATCTTGACTGTAGGAGTAATGACATGACTGCGTAAAGTTAACCAAATCCATGAAACTCTAAAGTAGGTGAATTTACTCTctatatactatattttatttatacctcaataaagctaagGACAAAAACACGGTCACAAAGCTGAGAATGTTTTCAATATTGGAAAGGAGAGACTTCTTCAATTAATCATCTTTAGTGGCATCATTTCTCTCCATAACACACTAAGCAGTGGTAATATTCCTATGAAAGTCTATTCTGTAACTGTAACCATTATTTACAACTGAACAGAAAAATCTCCATTGTTGGAAATCATCAAGTCAAATATATAAACTAGTTCAAAATGTCCAATTTTATAATTCTACATATTATTAACCTAAGGAAATACTCATTTAATACAGATGTAACATTCCACACAATAGAACAAAGAAGACTGTCTCCCTAAAAACTCATAATCTTGAAACCGTGAACATCGTACTCAATATCTTAATTGGAAGACATGAACACCTGAGACAAAGAGGGTAGAGAGGTTTAAAAACAGGggagaaaagtcagaaaaatgtattttttaagaaagaccaataagataaaaatatctaGATCATTAAATTAGGAAATAAATAAGGTCAACTCAAGCCTTATAAGTACCTATGGACAATCATTCTATCACCTATTATTTTTACTTATACTTTCTATAAGATAATAGCAAAGGAGTACTAAGCAATCactaaagaatttttttccaaagacaaCTGTCTCAGGAAAACCAAATAGTTGAAGAATATACTAGCAACAGTCAGCTAGAAATACAACTGAAAAGAATGAATACCAAATAATCTAAGAGTAaacataataagaaatatataatattttaataagaaaactaTAAAGCTTTACATAAGGATATTAAAAAACATCTAAATAAGCTGAAGGACACAACAAATTTCTGGACTGGAAAAATTACTATAAAGATGTGATTccaaattattatataaatttaatcaAATCCTTTTCTGAGACCTTACAAAATGATTCATTCATGCAATAAACTCATGCCCATGAAAGCAGCTAagaaatttctgaaaaagaagaCTAAAacaatatc
The sequence above is drawn from the Capra hircus breed San Clemente unplaced genomic scaffold, ASM170441v1, whole genome shotgun sequence genome and encodes:
- the LOC108635222 gene encoding ubiquitin carboxyl-terminal hydrolase 14-like (The sequence of the model RefSeq protein was modified relative to this genomic sequence to represent the inferred CDS: added 16 bases not found in genome assembly), with the protein product MPPYPVTVKWGKEKFEGVELNTDEPPMVFKAQLFALTGVQPARQKVMVKGGTLKDDDWGNIKMKNGMTVLMMGSADALPEEPSAKTVFVEDMTEEQLASAMELPCGLTNLGNTCYMNATVQCIRSVPELKDALK